GTAAAGTAATATAAATAATGATATTAATAAAATATAATAATAATACTAATAGTTTTTTTTTTTGAATATTAATGTTTAAAATCCGTCTAGACGTATGCGTATACGCCTAGACGGATAATGTCTACCTAAACGCTATTATTCACCCGAATTATATAAATCCGCATAAAACACTGAATAACATAAAAACAGTACGGTTGGCTACCGTATAGTGCCTAACCGGCGCCTACGCGGGCGTCTAGACCGTATATTAGAACACTGTATATATATATATATCATTCTTAACATATAGTTCTGCAATTATTAGCTATGTAATCATTTATTAATTCAAACATCATATTATAACTGTAATTTAAAATAAATAAAATTTTAATTTTGTCAAAGTATACAAAGCTCTAAACTTCCAATCATATCAGAAACAAATAACAAGTCGTCTCCACCTCCGGACACATTCACATATATAATCCTCAGATTGAAAAAGGCACATTAATCATCTTACAAGAGACAAACCTAAACAACCACACGAACACATTACATATAAAAACATCATCGTACCTTTTCTTAACGAGAACATATATGTAGTTACTATTTCCTTTCTTTTAAGAAGGCATTGATTACTATAGCGATGATTAATTCGAGGCACGATGGAATAGTTTTTGATTCAAAAAAATACAACATCACCAGAAAAAGGTGGAGAGAGGAGAATGGTGAGACGAGGAGAGAGGATCGTCGTCGAGATGATTAGAAGGAGAGTGAAGATGTCGGCCTTCGTAAGTAGTGATTACCATTCTTGGATCATCTGCTAATCTCTCCACCCTCTTCTTCACTCTACACTTCTCTTGTGTGCATCTGTAATAGCTCCTGCGTTTTAAAATTAAAATATTAGTTACTCAGTTAGCCTAATTTAATCAAAACTTACTGAAAAGTGCATTAATACATTATAAATTTGAGTAATATCTATTAATCATCCAAACAGAAGATAGTTTTCTTTCTATTTCCAAAGAAAACAATTTCATGTTATGAAATGAATCAAGATTTATGTATCAACCTTATACATATATAATCATGCTATATGGGAAAATGAATTTATTTAATGGGGAACATATTATTACGTATGGAAAACCGAATATCTATTGCTATATGAAACTGATGACAAATGGAACTTTAATACTGAGCTCATGACAGAACTTTACAAAACAGCGAAAACATAATTTTCAAGAACTATACCAATTACCCAAACAAATCATTGTTGGTAAATGTCAAATGTCAACTTGAGAGAGAGGAATCTTAAGGAAACCCCATATGTCTCACATAATACTCAAATGCTTCCACATGAAATCATTTACTTTTCTTTTTGTTTGATAAACGATTATCTGTTCTTACTTTTAACTATTAATCCCACTGAGCCAATAATCTTCTTATAACATATCCGATAATTAATACAGAGAAACACCAACAAGATTCTGCTAAAAAAAATTCAATTCATTAGCAAAATCCTGAAGCAAATTTCAGTATTTACATAGCTCATAATCAAACTCTTAAGAGGCTATTCATATTCTCATCATATTAGTTAACATTTAAAAGTTGAAACTTGAAAAATCTACTGATTCAAGCCTGTAAGTTTCTATGATAAGTCATCGTTAACCCCCAAGCAATAATGAAAGGAAAATAGATAACGGATGTATAAATGTATTACCTAAACAAATACTGAAATAGATTAAAAACTTGGAAACCAGTTCCGAATCATTATAAAAAAACTAGCTATGTAATTAACTTCATATAAGAGAAACAAAAACCTGGGATGTTGAGTGTTCTTGACAACTTTCTGGCCATATTTTCTCCATCTATATCCATCATCTAAGACATCAACATCGCTTAGTGTCTTGAAGCAAAACCGAGGCTCCCTCACTTTTTTTCTTGTCTTAGGCTTCTTCATCTTCAGAGTAGACATTATTCCCAATGGTGACGTGTTAATTTTGTGGCGACGAGTCTCGTGATGTTGATGAACATCATCATCATTATCGCCATCACCATCACAACCATCATCATCAATATTATGATCAACATCAATATTATGATCAACATCAATCTCACTTGTATGGTTATTTTTCTTGTTGTATTCGTATCCTGCTTGACTACTCCATGCCCTAAATTACATTAACACAACGCATTTGACATAAGCTAATGTGTAATGTGTGCATGGCAACTCAGACCAATTAAAAATTCTGCTATATATAGGATTTAAAATGTTTTCTGAAATTTATAATTTAAATTTGGCTTTCTTCGAATACAAAAGTGTGTACACTTTAAATGACGGAATGTATAGTAGGCGTGTGCATAGATATATATGAGCTATGCTATGAATCTTTAGAAAAGGCACTAAAAACACTTCGAATTGTAGGCTCTTGATAACTTGTAGCTATTTGTAGCTAATTCCCCCTAGCTATTATAGTATACGATAATTTATTATATGATAAATCCATGGTAAAGGGAATCAATATCTTTATCTTATGAGATCCGTCAGATATAAAGCTTAGCCTGTAGACAACCTATAGACTGGCCCTTATATTTTTATTTGTTTTATATAATTAGATCAATAAATCCATAGAGACTTTAAATTATTTTATTACTTTCGAAAAGTAAGCTTACCATGGATTTAAAGACGGTCTTTGGGATGATATATCACCAGTGAGACGATGCTGATCAAGGTTAACAATACCCTCATGATCATGCCTTTGTTTTGATGAGGCTAAAGAGGAGATCGAGATTAGGGTTTCTGGGAGATTCGCCATGGGATTGATGGGATCTCGAGGATGAGTTACAAAGGAAGGGGAGTTATTGTGAATGAATGAGTTGAAGGAGTGATGACCTAGAAACGGAGACACAAGAGAAGAAGGAGAAGATGACGAAGATAATGTGTGATTAGGGGAAGAGAAAAAGAAACCTAGAGTGTTAGTATTATTAGTGTTTATGATGTTTTGTGGCTCATCGAACAAGCTTACTCCTTGGTTTATCGTACCCATCTCCTCTTTCTTTCACGCAAAAGCTTGAAGGAGACGCAAAAGTTTGAAGGAGATGAGATTGTGTGTGTGTGAGAGAGGAGAGGGATTTTTTTGGTTTGGTGGATATTTGGTTCGATTTTGGGTTGTGACAAGCCAATCCATCCATGTGTGTGCAGTGTGTTTCGATAAATATATAAATGTTGGAAAAAGAAAGTTGCAGGTGGGTCCAATTGATTTGGCTTTGTTTAAGATTTACATCTTTTGATTCCCACTATTTGTAATTAAAAATTTTAACACTGATTTGGATTATCCTTTTTTTTTTATCAAACCAAACTTGCATTTAAATTAGAAGAGTTTACAGTTTACACTCCATTAAAGGAGGATAGAACAAAGCTATAAGAAGCCAAATAAAAGAGACTGGTAAAACATATGATAGAAAGAAGATGCAGATGACAGAAAGAAACCATAAAAATCGCTTGACAACAATTTCATAAATTTCTTGAACAATCACATCTAATGTAACCCCAAAGGTCACAAACACTGCACCAAAAGCAGAGATGTGCATTAGCTGCGAGGAAGATCCTTGCAATACCAGCAACACTTGGACATCCAATTCACTCCATACAAGAGGAAATATTGGGAGATGAGAGTGGTCCAGACAGGAACCAACCGGGAAATCAAAACCCGTTAACACCGTATTCACTGGAAGAAATACACCATTGGGTTTCTCTTCTAACTGCCACCAAAAAGAGAAAGACAACAACACAACACCAAAAGCCAGACTGAATACAATGAGAGAACTGCATACAACAGTAAGGGATCGCACTGAGACGATATAAAAACCACTCAACGGCACAAGGTTAGAGCCGAAGGAAACAAAGTCCATCAGCACAACATCATTTAAAATCAGTAGCCACAAAACCAGTGTCATCCAATCGACTAGCATACCAACCCATTCAACAGAACAATGGTTAGCAAAGAGTGGAGAACTAAGATGAACCTGGAGGACTGTAACAGGAGGGGAAAAGGGAAGGTCGAGACAAGGTCTAAGAAAAGATCATTCCACACACCAACAAGGACACGACCTGCACAACAGGAGATAAACACACAAAGGTGAAAGCAGTGTCACTAAAGAACACAAGACGGGCACCATCACCACTGAGATTTGTCGCCACCATTGTACAAAGAAGCTTAAACTCCAGGATTTGGGTTAAATCAGGCGCAGAGAATCTGGCGGAGGCTTCAAGGCTTCGAGGAAGAACAAGGAGAAAGACAGAGTCTGGAGGGTCTGGAGGTTCTGGTGGAGCGACGGAGGAGAGAGCTTCAAGCGGAGGATATTCGTACAGAGGCGGATCCGGAGGAGGTCTGATATGCAACGGAGGAGGAGCAGTGACCATCAGGATCATGAAAGAGGAACAAGGTTGCTTCATAGGGAGGATGGAGGAGCGACGAAGTTGGACAGGAAGAGATCCATCCGAAATGGCGCACCTAGGGAAACGGGTCTGAGAGGATTTTTTTATATATGCGCAAACTGTTAGGTTCACTGATTTGGATTATCCATGATTCCATATAGTAAACTCTATATTTTTGTGTGTTTACGATGCCTTATCTATGGGACTATATATTACCTGTTGCGATATCAAAGCAACCAAAAAATTACTATAAATTTGTATATAGTGTCCTTTTTTTACCTATAGTGTCCTTTTGGTATGACGGTATTACGTAAAAGTTGTAGGCCGTTGATGCTACAAGATTTTACTAATTAATTCACACGTAATGTCTAAAAATATCAATCTACTCTCTTAATATTTTTTAAAACTATTGGTTCAATGGCCTTGCAACTTTCACTTCGATATAACAATATTCATTTGTTCTGAAGTTCAAAAAAAAAGAAAAGAGATTCATTTGTTCTGGTAAAAAACTACATAGGTAGAACCGTTGTCGTCCACTTAGCTTTTCCAAACAAAGATTAATCTGATTTTGCGCTCTTAAAATCAATTTTGTGTGTGTGTAAAACACTGATTATTCTGTAGCAATATACTTAACCTTTTTACAATACAGAAACAGCTGATTTCAGTTTAAATTTTGTCTAAAATAAAGGGTAAAAAGTTAATTTAGATATTTAAAAAGTGTTTTTAATTGCCAGCTCACGAGGGTTGTTACGAATTGCATGAGATAAATATGTGTTATTTCAACCTTTAGATGCATTATTTTGAACTAATGTCGTCTAGAAAGGAAAATGGAATATTTTGTTGATGTGATAAGAAAAAGAAAAATCAAGAAAGAAATAAGAAGAGAAAGGAGAAAACGCGTCAGCCGTCAGGGCACTCGAGCGAAAGATGAAGAGAGATAGTGCGAGTTAACGTCGTGTCGCTTAAACGGCAGCCAGCTTCTGTAACGGCGTCCAGCTACGTCCCTGAAACGGCGTTCATATGGTGTGTTGCTTACGTTGATTAAAAAAACTATGTTGCCGACCTAAAAACAAAAACGTTTACAAAATACTAATTAATGAAAAAACAAAACTTAAGTTCACCCTCTGAGATAAACTTTAAAATTCACCCATTTTTTTATTACCGACTAAAATATCACGTAGATTAATAATAAAATACATTAATTTTTTTAAAAAAATCTAAAATAATTAAAAAAAAATAATGATG
The DNA window shown above is from Brassica oleracea var. oleracea cultivar TO1000 chromosome C3, BOL, whole genome shotgun sequence and carries:
- the LOC106332343 gene encoding probable WRKY transcription factor 13, with amino-acid sequence MGTINQGVSLFDEPQNIINTNNTNTLGFFFSSPNHTLSSSSSPSSLVSPFLGHHSFNSFIHNNSPSFVTHPRDPINPMANLPETLISISSLASSKQRHDHEGIVNLDQHRLTGDISSQRPSLNPWAWSSQAGYEYNKKNNHTSEIDVDHNIDVDHNIDDDGCDGDGDNDDDVHQHHETRRHKINTSPLGIMSTLKMKKPKTRKKVREPRFCFKTLSDVDVLDDGYRWRKYGQKVVKNTQHPRSYYRCTQEKCRVKKRVERLADDPRMVITTYEGRHLHSPSNHLDDDPLSSSHHSPLSTFFW